The following are from one region of the Plutella xylostella chromosome 21, ilPluXylo3.1, whole genome shotgun sequence genome:
- the LOC119693237 gene encoding uncharacterized protein LOC119693237, producing MNFKYFMESVLTWMLNNKTIVFLSLLSFCLFVSVLAIAGQKNRLVAKLDQCESEKNDMATPKPTDTTGDETSTTTDSSTTVGGTTPDNSTPENNPPASGGEGNPGETGGGFRLADAA from the coding sequence ATGAATTTCAAGTACTTCATGGAGAGCGTGCTGACGTGGATGTTGAACAACAAGACGATAGTTTTCCTGTCGTTGCTCTCGTTCTGCTTGTTCGTGTCGGTGCTGGCGATAGCGGGACAGAAGAACCGGCTGGTCGCGAAACTCGACCAGTGCGAAAGTGAAAAGAATGACATGGCTACTCCCAAACCTACTGACACTACTGGCGATGAAACATCAACAACAACTGATTCATCTACAACTGTTGGTGGTACGACACCTGACAATTCTACACCAGAGAATAACCCGCCTGCTTCTGGAGGGGAAGGCAATCCAGGCGAAACAGGCGGAGGATTCAGATTAGCCGATGCTGCGTGA
- the LOC105387025 gene encoding uncharacterized protein LOC105387025, which translates to MSKKLDSSSYRQWEEHRNNLDSSPTLQQFIKFLINRADLLETLTDTFKYKQNNKPNNNNDAFKTKNFLVSTDNTRAYSCPMCSQSHGLFNCPSFKALDIDSRIKKAKESRVCMNCLRLGHVENACTLTHCKYCKYRHNTLLHKDVNNKNTYTNKSASVPTTSGLANNVALSSDISPSTLNNHGSVLLSTALVKVADKHGSLHTARLLLDNGSTSNFVTESLCEKLDLKRYNASSTVSVKAVHIELVSSLTKEAYLAALNRFMARRGRPQTIYSDHGSNFIGGFNELSDLFRNSLSDIPTILSHDEIDFKFIPPYSPHFGGIWEAAVKSVKHHLRRVLALAHLTYEEMITCLNQIEAILNSRPLTPLSSDPSDLSFLSPSHFLIGRPLTSVPYPQVSDCNVHRLNRFQRIEFLRQHFWKRYCAEYVTLLQQKTKWLTSTGHLQVGSLVLVKDKTQPPLMWLMGRIVQLHPGKDGVSRVADIETKRGIIQRAYNNICPLPLDC; encoded by the exons ATGTCCAAAAAGCTAGACTCGTCCTCTTACAGACAATGGGAAGAACATAGAAACAATCTTGATTCTTCGCCCACATTACAgcaatttattaaattcttaattAACAGAGCGGATCTCTTAGAAACCTTAACtgatacatttaaatataaacaaaataacaaacctaataataacaatgacgcattcaaaacaaaaaactttttagtGTCCACTGATAACACTAGAGCCTATTCATGCCCAATGTGCTCACAATCTCACGGCTTATTTAATTGCCCATCATTCAAAGCTTTGGACATTGATTCACGCATTAAAAAAGCAAAAGAAAGTCGTGTTTGCATGAATTGTTTACGATTAGGTCATGTAGAAAACGCTTGTACGTTGACACATTGTAAGTACTGTAAGTACAGACACAACACATTGTTACATAAAGAcgtaaacaacaaaaacacatACACCAACAAATCTGCTTCAGTACCTACAACCAGTGGTTTAGCGAACAATGTAGCCCTTTCGTCGGACATTTCACCAAGTACATTAAATAACCATGGCTCTGTACTGCTTTCCACAGCGCTCGTGAAGGTGGCAGACAAGCACGGGAGCCTGCACACAGCGCGGCTGCTCCTCGATAACGGCAGCACTTCTAATTTCGTCACCGAGTCCCTCTGCGAGAAACTTGATCTGAAGAGGTATAACGCGAGCTCCACAGTGTCAG TGAAGGCGGTGCACATCGAGCTCGTCTCGTCTCTCACGAAGGAGGCATACCTGGCTGCGTTAAATCGCTTCATGGCTCGCCGGGGAAGGCCCCAGACCATTTATTCGGACCACGGTTCCAACTTTATTGGTGGTTTTAACGAGCTCTCAGATCTTTTTAGAAACTCACTTAGCGACATTCCAACCATTCTATCACATGAcgaaattgattttaaatttattcctCCATATAGCCCCCATTTCGGCGGAATTTGGGAGGCGGCTGTCAAATCTGTCAAACACCACTTGCGGCGTGTTCTTGCCCTAGCTCATCTCACTTATGAAGAAATGATCACTTGCCTGAATCAGATAGAGGCCATTTTAAATTCACGTCCCTTAACACCTCTATCTTCTGATCCTTCCGATCTTTCATTTCTTTCCCCCTCCCACTTCCTCATTGGACGACCGCTCACGTCGGTTCCTTATCCTCAGGTGTCGGACTGCAACGTGCATCGCCTGAACCGCTTCCAACGCATCGAATTCCTGCGGCAGCACTTCTGGAAGCGATACTGCGCAGAGTACGTGACCTTGCTCCAGCAGAAGACGAAGTGGCTCACGTCGACGGGACACCTACAAGTCGGATCCCTTGTCTTGGTCAAGGACAAGACGCAACCCCCCTTGATGTGGCTCATGGGACGGATCGTCCAGCTACATCCCGGCAAAGACGGAGTCAGCAGAGTGGCAGACATAGAGACCAAACGAGGCATAATTCAACGGGCCTACAACAATATCTGTCCTCTACCCTTGGACTGTTGA